One genomic region from Cydia amplana chromosome Z, ilCydAmpl1.1, whole genome shotgun sequence encodes:
- the LOC134661060 gene encoding multiple C2 and transmembrane domain-containing protein-like, producing MDQEVSAIPNGGVGHRLSDVTSQDSDSGIVYRNTHRPFSMWRPRTYLNAVAPNRAIRNRSASSVGSASNYGKDSSSSVDYGREYGKKTRWNTLVTVMVVQAKALPKTSDKSSMYCKIRLGTEIHKTKSVARSQQPEWKERFQLHIYRDHLLKVSLWDKDKQKNFMGSCVVDLTTLDKERTHELRLELDDGFGEIHLCVTMCTVRDDPFSTTEAMDSGVSLKNKSNDLKLVGQLHVTAVAARGLSYKPNAYCTLELHNQRVQTHIIHSSSEPVWNKRYTFDVYDITSTLDVKIKDSSLRSSFGIEHLGKVSIPLYRITNGELRWFALKDKNKRNSAKGNHPRVLLQMSIVWSPVKAALKLFSPKEVKYIEKPSKLDIDVVYKNVIFIQDVFDFLHIADDAYKRFLEWDNQELSLLVLVGWLVFWFYFRPWTIPLLLLAPFVLQLILGRTSDDKVLVTSYREYGDASLLNTSERHDKSLPGKIKTLPEVSIKIIDNIELVVSFAERIYNLATFKVPFLSYVTMVLLCGASFAVYFIPINYMMMVFGTYKFFRKHLNPSRKPNNDFVDFISRIPDNEIWKDWKELSVPEPMRRSGDRSSGQNNKLVRSVSGPGPTTELDPL from the exons ATGGACCAGGAAGTTTCCGCGATACCTAATGGAGGTGTAGGGCACCGGCTGTCGGATGTTACCAGTCAAGACAGCGACAGTGGCATAGTCTATCGAAATACACATAGACCATTCAGCAT GTGGCGTCCAAGAACTTATTTAAACGCGGTAGCCCCGAATAGGGCAATCAGGAATAGATCTGCGTCATCAGTGGGAAGTGCTTCTAACTATGGGAAG GACTCGTCATCGTCAGTTGATTATGGCAGAGAGTACGGTAAAAAGACAAGATGGAACACGCTGGTTACAGTTATGGTCGTGCAAGCTAAAGCTCTACCAAAAACTTCGGACAAAAGTTCGATGTACTGTAAAATCAG ATTGGGGACCGAAatacataaaacaaagtccGTTGCTAGATCGCAGCAGCCTGAATGGAAGGAACGGTTTCAACTCCATATTTACAGGGACCACTTGTTAAAGGTCTCCTTATGGGATAAAGACAAACAGAAGAATTTTATGGGCAG TTGTGTGGTGGATTTGACGACGTTGGACAAGGAAAGGACACATGAGCTGCGCCTGGAGTTGGACGATGGCTTCGGTGAAATCCATTTATGTGTTACAATGTGCACTGTTCGTGACGACCCCTTCTCGACTACTGAAGCTATGGATTCAGGTGTTTCGTTGAAAAATAAAAGC AACGATCTGAAACTAGTCGGGCAACTGCACGTGACTGCCGTAGCAGCAAGGGGTTTGAGTTACAAACCAAATGCATATTGCACATTGGAATTACACAATCAGAGAGTGCAAACACACATTATACATTCTAGTAGCGAGCCTGTATGGAACAAAAGATATACATT TGACGTCTACGATATCACCTCAACACTGGATGTGAAAATAAAAGACAGCTCGCTCAGAAGCTCCTTTGGTATCGAGCACCTGGGCAAAGTATCCATACCGTTATATAGGATAACGAATGGCGAATTGCGATGGTTCGCGCTCAAAGATAAGAATAAAAGAAACAGTGCCAAAGGAAATCATCCGAGGGTCCTATTGCAGATGTCTATAGTTTGGAGCCCA GTTAAAGCAGCGCTGAAGTTATTTTCACCTAAGGAAGTGAAATATATAGAAAAACCAAGTAAACTGGACATCGATGTTGTGTATAAGAATGTTATTTTCATACAAGATGTGTTTGATTTTCTGCACATAGCCGACGATGCATATAA GCGGTTTTTAGAATGGGACAATCAAGAGCTATCACTGCTGGTGCTGGTCGGGTGGCTGGTCTTCTGGTTCTACTTCAGACCCTGGACGATCCCGCTGCTTCTATTGGCCCCATTCGTGCTCCAATTAATCTTAGGCCGGACTTCAG ATGACAAAGTATTAGTAACGTCGTATAGGGAGTATGGAGATGCAAGCTTGCTGAACACGAGTGAAAGG CATGACAAAAGTTTACCAGGAAAAATTAAGACTTTACCGGAAGTGTCTATCAAAATTATTGACAACATAGAACTAGTGGTATCATTTGCGGAAAGAATTTACAA tttagcTACGTTTAAGGTGCCATTCCTGAGCTACGTCACAATGGTTTTACTTTGTGGGGCGTCATTTGCTGTATATTTTATTCCAATAAATTACATGATGATGGTCTTTG gCACATACAAATTCTTCAGAAAACATTTGAATCCTAGTAGAAAGCCGAATAACGATTTTGTCGACTTCATTTCACGGATACCGGACAACGAGATAtgg AAAGACTGGAAAGAGTTAAGTGTCCCGGAGCCTATGCGGCGAAGCGGCGACCGAAGCAGCGGACAAAACAATAAGCTAGTGAGGAGTGTCAGCGGCCCGGGCCCGACCACCGAGCTAGACCCCCTATGA